A single window of Sphingobacteriales bacterium DNA harbors:
- a CDS encoding transpeptidase family protein, whose translation MTVKTNILLRIYLIGIICLLFGVAVLGKVYHIQNYNHKYWKNLADSLSTKIFDVEAERGNIYSADGELLATTVPYFDVYVDFGSNAMTDELFKANIDSLAYYFSKTKKDKSEQQYKKELTNARKLGKRYYPIFKNIDFVQLNKVKTWPLFREGKYKGGLIIETNQPRYKPFGFLADRTIGYVKKDGKRVGIEAKYNKELSGENGKMLKQKIAGGTWMPIRKTGYIEPKNGKNIHTTIDIKIQDIASSTLLEALQTYNAEFGCAVVMEVKTGAIKAIANLGKNKSNQFIERYNYAVGDRFEPGSVFKLAGYLALFDDEYITLKDSINTNYAVANFGVLRLTDDNHNTQYKYLTPEKAMAVSSNVAIAKWVTKFYNDDRKKYYSKLAQFGLTTKTNIEIQGEQEPLIKLPENWSYYSLPWMAHGYEVKLSALQILAFYNAVANDGYRIQPYLVEKITQNGKSEYINNKHEKVKICSKQAAESATEILKAVINDVNGTGHRIYTPHFEIAGKSGTAKMSFGTKGYTDKNLSTFVGFFPANNPLYSCIVMIGEPKGEITSGGYISAPVFRIIADKIITSNIKNNQAINKDTLLVKQNPPKFITATNTIDDILKIYDIKYKNNSQLNYDYAYVNIDNINKKVNIQHINANTKKVPNVKNMLLDDAIYILENAGLKVGFSGKGKVKTQSIQEGTDIIKGTYIHLNLF comes from the coding sequence ATGACTGTAAAGACTAACATATTATTGCGTATATACCTTATTGGCATCATTTGTTTGCTATTTGGTGTTGCTGTGTTAGGGAAAGTCTATCATATTCAAAACTATAATCACAAATATTGGAAAAACTTAGCAGATAGTTTATCTACAAAAATATTTGATGTAGAAGCAGAACGAGGAAATATATATTCAGCAGATGGCGAATTATTAGCTACAACAGTACCATATTTCGATGTATATGTAGATTTCGGTTCAAATGCTATGACAGATGAATTATTTAAAGCTAATATAGATTCATTAGCATATTATTTTTCAAAAACAAAAAAAGATAAGTCTGAACAACAATATAAAAAAGAACTAACGAATGCTAGAAAATTAGGCAAAAGATATTACCCAATATTTAAGAATATAGATTTTGTTCAACTAAATAAAGTAAAAACATGGCCATTATTTAGAGAAGGGAAATACAAAGGTGGACTAATTATAGAAACCAACCAACCACGATACAAACCATTCGGATTTTTAGCAGACAGAACTATTGGCTATGTAAAAAAAGATGGGAAAAGAGTTGGAATTGAAGCAAAATACAACAAAGAACTTTCTGGAGAAAATGGAAAAATGCTAAAACAAAAAATTGCAGGTGGAACATGGATGCCAATTAGAAAAACAGGATATATAGAACCAAAAAATGGAAAAAACATTCACACTACAATAGATATTAAAATCCAAGATATTGCATCATCTACATTGTTAGAAGCACTTCAAACATACAATGCAGAATTTGGCTGTGCCGTTGTAATGGAAGTAAAAACTGGTGCAATAAAAGCTATTGCAAATTTAGGGAAAAACAAATCTAACCAATTTATTGAGAGATACAATTATGCAGTAGGAGATAGATTTGAGCCAGGTTCTGTATTCAAACTTGCAGGCTACCTAGCATTATTTGATGATGAATATATCACTCTAAAAGATTCTATCAATACAAATTATGCAGTAGCAAATTTTGGTGTGTTGAGGCTAACAGATGATAACCATAACACACAATATAAATATCTAACACCAGAAAAAGCAATGGCAGTTTCTTCCAATGTTGCAATTGCAAAATGGGTAACAAAATTCTACAACGATGATAGAAAAAAATATTACTCAAAACTTGCTCAATTTGGTCTAACAACTAAAACCAATATCGAAATTCAAGGTGAACAAGAACCATTAATCAAACTACCAGAAAATTGGAGTTATTATTCATTACCATGGATGGCGCATGGCTACGAAGTAAAACTTTCTGCATTGCAAATTCTTGCATTTTATAATGCTGTTGCAAATGATGGATATAGAATTCAACCATACTTGGTAGAAAAAATTACACAAAACGGAAAGTCAGAATATATAAATAACAAACATGAAAAAGTAAAAATATGTTCTAAGCAAGCAGCAGAATCTGCCACAGAAATTTTAAAGGCAGTAATTAATGACGTAAATGGAACAGGACATAGAATTTATACACCACATTTTGAAATTGCAGGAAAATCAGGTACAGCAAAAATGAGTTTTGGTACAAAAGGATATACAGATAAAAACCTATCAACTTTTGTAGGTTTTTTCCCAGCAAACAATCCATTGTATTCATGTATCGTAATGATTGGTGAGCCAAAAGGTGAGATTACATCTGGTGGCTATATTTCTGCTCCAGTTTTTAGAATAATTGCAGATAAAATCATTACATCAAATATTAAAAATAACCAAGCAATTAATAAAGATACATTGCTAGTCAAACAAAATCCACCAAAGTTTATCACAGCAACCAATACAATAGACGATATTCTAAAAATCTACGATATAAAATATAAAAACAACAGCCAACTTAATTACGATTACGCTTATGTCAATATTGATAATATAAATAAGAAAGTAAACATTCAGCACATCAATGCAAATACAAAGAAAGTACCAAATGTAAAAAATATGTTGTTGGATGATGCAATCTACATTTTAGAAAACGCAGGCCTGAAAGTAGGATTTTCTGGAAAAGGAAAAGTAAAAACACAAAGCATACAAGAAGGAACAGACATTATTAAAGGCACATACATACATCTTAATTTATTTTGA